CGTGCTCCGGCCCCCGCACCCACTCGACCGTCAGGTCACCCGGCAACTGCGCGGGCGGTACGAGCACGTACGACCCCCGGCAGTGCCAGCGCAGCCCGGGGTGCTCGTCCATCGTCTCCGGGTGGCAGTCCAGCTCGCACGGCCACCACTCGTCCTCGTCCTCGGGCGTACCGCGGGTCAGCGTGAAGAACAGCATGCGCCCGTCGCCGGTCGAGGCGACCGGCCCCACCTCGACGCCGGAGTCGAGGAGCCGCCGCAGGGCCTCCTCGCCGGCCTCGCGGGGGACGTCCAGCACGTCGTGCACCATCCCGGTCGCGGTGATGAAGTTCGCCTGCGGCTGGTGCCGGGCCCAGCGCTCGATCTGCGCCTTGTCCGTGGTGGACTGCGTCTGCCAGGCGAAGGAGAGCGGATGCCGGGCGGGCGTGGGACAGCCCACGCGGTCGCAGGAACACCGGTAACCGGCGGGGTGCGCGGCGGGCGCGAGCGGCAGCCCGGCGGCGGCGGCAGCCAGCAGCATCGCCTCACGGCCGCCGTCGCCGGCGTCCTCCTTGAGACGGGCGGGACGGCGTCCACGCAGCCACTGGGAGATCCTGCCCTGCCCGCCCGTGCGGCGGCCGAACTCTGCGCTCATCTATCCCCTCGCCTCGCTGCTGTGGTGCGGACAGCATGCCTTATGGTCCCACCATCCTGCGCCTCGGGTGACCAGGGCCCCGCAACCGGGGTGGGTCGGGCAATGCCCACCGCGAACCCGGATCGAGGGCTATTGCGGGATTTCATGCGATTCGCCGGGCCGGGACAGGGACAGGACAGGACAGGGACAGGGGCAGGGGCAGGGACAGGGACAGGGACAGGGGCAGGGGCAGGGGCAGGGGCAGGAAAGGGACAGGGGACGCACCCCGGTGAGCTCTCGGCCTGCCGTCTGCTCAGGCCTGGGGCGGCGGCCAGGCGTCGCCCCAGTCCGCGTCGCGGGCCGCCTTGTAGAGCGGCCCGTGCCGCTTGGTCACCGTGTCGCGGCGCAGGGACTCGTCGGGGCCGCACAGGTCGAGGAGGACCTGACCCTTGCGGATCTGCGGCTTGCGGACGACCCGGGAGGGCGCCGGCACGACCGGGAATCGGGTGGCGGCGACGTAGCTGAACTTCTCGTCCTCGTACGCGAGGGAGCCGCCCTTGACCTGCCGGTGCAGCGAGGAACGGCTGACCCGGGCCGAGAAGTGGCACCAGTCCTCGCCGGGGACGATGGGGCATGCCGCGCTGTGCGGGCAGGGGGCGGCGACGCGGAAGCCGGCGGCGATCAGGCGGTCGCGGGCCTCGATGACGCGGGCGTAGCCGTCCGGGGTGCCGGGTTCGACGATCACGACGGCCTGGGCCGCTGCGGCCGCGGCGTCGACTACGGCGAGGCGATCGGCCTCGGTCAGCTCACCGAGGACGTACGAGACCGTCACCAGATCACTGCTCTCGATGGTGAGCGCCGATCCGATACGAGAGCGGCGCCACTCGGCGGCCTTCAGCACCGGGTTGGCGGCGGCGATCTCCCGGCCCAGGGCGAGCGCGGGCTCGGCCCAGTCGAGCACGGTGACCTGACGCTCCCCGTCCCAGGTCGCGCTCACGGCCCAGGTCGCCGCGCCGGTCCCGCCGCCGACGTCCACATGGCTGGCCGGGGCCCACCCGGGCGCGGCGTCCGCGAACGCGTCGAGCGCCGCGCACACCGCCGCGAACGTCGCGGGCATCCGGTACGCGGCATACGCGACCACGTCCGAACGGTCCCGGAGCACGGGCGCGTCGGTCGGGGTCCGTCCCCGGTAGTTCGCGATCAGCCGGTCCACGGCCTGCGCGGCCTGCCTGGGCGGAAGCCCGTCGAGCAGCGCGGCGAGGGCGGCGCGGAGGGTGTCGGCTGGGAAGACGGGGGCGTTCACGTGCCCGATTCTATGGGCCGGGGGGCGGGCGCCGCTCACCCTGAAGCGCACCGCTCAGGCCCCCGCACCGCCCGCGCCAGCCGGTCCCCCGCCGCCGCCCGTGGTCGGCTGTCCGGGACCCGGCGGCGCGGATGGACCGTGTTCGCCAGGAGGACCAGGAACGTGTCCGTCGCCGGGTCCAGGACCAGTGACGTACCCGTGAAGCCCGTATGGCCGGCCGCGCCCCGACCCGACAACTCCCCCATGAACCACGGCTGGTCGACCGCGAACCCCAGCCCGGGCGAGGTGAGCATCCGTTCGACGAAATCGGGCCCCAGGATGCGCGCCGTGCCGTACGAACCGCCGGCCAGCAGAGTGCGGCAGAAGACGGCCAGGTCGCGCGCGGTCGAGAAGAGGCCCGCATGACCGGCCACCCCGCCGAGCACCCAGGCGTTCTCGTCGTGGACCACGCCCCGCAGCATCCCCCGGTCCACCTTGGCCCACGGCCGCCGCTGGTCCTCCGTCGCCGCCGCGCCCGGGCTCGGCCCGAAACCCGTCGCCGTCATCCCGAGCGGCCGGGTGATGCAGTCATGGATGAGCACGTCGAGCGGACGGCCGGTGACGCGTTCCAGAACGTATTGCAGGAGCAGCAGGTTCAGGTCCGAATAGCAGTACGTCCCGGGTACGCCCACCGGCGCCTCCGACCGCAGCAACGCGAGCCGTGCCGCGTCCGACGCGCAGTCGTACAGCGGGAGTTCGGGCCGCAGACCCGAGGTGTGGGTGAGCAACTGTCGTACGGTGATCCCGTGTTCCGCCGCCGCGTGGAATTCCGGCAGATACGCCGCCACCCGCGCGTCGATGCCGAGCGTGCCGCGCTCCAGTTGCTGGACGGCGGCGACCGCCGTGAACAGCTTGGTGAGCGAGGCCAGGTCGAAGGGCGTGTCCACGGTCATCGGCACCCGTGCCGCGGGCGGCAGTTCGACAGCCCGGTCCGCCTCCGCGTCGTACGCGGCATACCGGACCGCCCAGCCCAATGCCTCCTCCACGGCGATCACGGGGCCACGCCCGGCGACCACCACGGCGCCCGCCGCCCAGGGCCGCTCTCCGCTCACGGCGTCGTGGATCTCCCGTACGAGAAGACGCAGTTCCTCGGGATCGAGCCCCGCCTTCTCAGGGGTGTCAATGCGCAGTCTCGGCGCGCTCAGCTCTCTGCTCCCTCCACGCCCGCGCGTGTGTTCCAGGGACGGCACAGTGCCACGAAGCAGGCCACGGCCACCAGTGCCGCCGCCAGTTGGACGACGGCCATCGGGACCGCCGTGTGCTCACCGGCGATCCCGACCAGCGGCGAGGCGACGGCGCCGATGAGGAAGGAGGACGTGCCGAGGAGCGCGGAGGCGGCACCGGCGTTGCGCCGGGTGCGCATCAGGGCGAGTGACTGGGCGTTGGGCAGCGCGAGACCCATCGCCGACATGAGGACGAAGAGGGCCGCGGCGACCGGGCCGAGGCCCACCTCGCCGAGCGCGCCCATCGACATCAGCAGCAGGGCGGTCGCGGCGAGGGTGATGACCGCGAGGCCCACCGCCAGCACCTTGTCGAGGCTGACCCGGCCGACCAGGACCTTGCCGTTGATCTGTCCGACGACCACCAGGCCCACGGAGTTGACGCCGAACAGCAGGCTGAAGGTCTGCGGGGAGGCGCCGTAGATTTCCTGGATCACGAAGGGGGACGCGCTGACGTAGGCGAACAGCGCGGCGAAGGCGAAGCTGCCCGCGACCGTGTAGCCGGTGAAGACGCGGTCGGCCAGCAGCGCCCGCATGGAGCGCAGGGCCTCGCCCACTCCCCCGCTGTGCCGCTCGGCCGGAGGGAGCGTCTCGGGCAGCCTCACCCACACCAGCGCGGTGAGCGCGATCCCGACGGCGGTGAGGACGACGAAGACGCCCCGCCAGTCGGTGACGCGCAGGATCTGGCCGCCGATCAGCGGCGCGACGATCGGCGCGACCCCGGAGATCAGCATGAGGGTGGAGAAGAACCGGGCCATGGCCACGCCGTCGTACAGATCGCGGACGACGGCGCGCGCGATCACGATCCCGGCCGCTCCCGCGAGCCCCTGCACCAGCCGGAACGCGACGAGGGTCTCCACCGAGGGCGCGAGCGCGCACAGCACGGTGGCGACGACGTAGACGACGAGGCCCACGAGCAGCGGACGCCGCCGTCCCCACTTGTCGCTCATCGGACCGACCAGCAGCTGCCCGAGCGCCATGCCCGCGAGGCAGGCGGTGAGGGTGAGCTGCACGGTCGCGGCGGGCGCGTGCAGGGACGTGGTGACCTCCGGGAGGGACGGGAGGTACATGTCCATGGCCAGCGGGGGCGTGGCGTTGAGGCTGCCGAGGATGAAGGTGACGAGCAGACCGGTACGGCGGAGGGCGGCATCATGGCGGGGGGACGACGCGGCGGTGGACTGCGGTGCGTCGGAAGGGGGAATCGGCGCCTTCGCCTCGGCCATGTGGCCCTCTATGTGGCCTTCTATGTGGCCTTCCGGCTCCTTGCGGTCGTGCGTGGTACAGCCACGCTCGGGCATGTGCCCCTCCCTTGTCGTACGGTCCGCCGCCTATGCTCTCAGCTCGTACGGAGTGATCGGGTCGCGTACCGAGGGGCGGACAGGGGCGGACATGGCGGGGACGGCTGACGGGCGGGTGCGGTGGGGAATCCTGGCGACCGGCGGGATCGCCGCGGCCTTCGCGGCCGATCTGGTCGACCTGCCGGACGCGGAGATCGTGGCGGTGGCCTCGCGCAGCGAGGAGTCGGCGAAGGCGTTCGCGGAACGGTTCGGGATACCGCGGGCCTACGGGGAGTGGGACGCCCTCGCCATGGACGAGGACGTCGACGTGGTGTACGTCGCCACTCCGCACTCGGCGCACCGGGCCGCGGCCGGACTGTGCCTGGAGGCCGGGCGGAACGTGCTGTGCGAGAAGGCGTTCACCCTGAACGCGCGTGAGGCACAGGAGCTGGTCGCGCTGGCGAAGGAGCGCGACCGTTTCCTGATGGAGGCCATGTGGATGTACTGCCATCCGCTGGTGCGGCGGTTGAAGGCGCTGGTCGACGACGGGGCGATCGGCGAGGTGCGCAGTGTGCAGGCCGACTTCGGGTTGGCCGGTCCCTTCCCACCTTCACACCGGCTGCGGGATCCGGCACAGGGCGGTGGGGCGCTGCTGGACCTGGGTGTGTATCCGGTGTCGTTCGCGCAGCTGCTGCTCGGGGAGCCGTCGGACATCGTCGCGAGAGCGATGCTCTCCGACGAGGGCGTTGATCTCCAGACGGGGGCACTGCTCTCCTGGGAGAGCGGCGCTCTCGCCTCGGTGCACTGCTCCATCCACGGCGGTACTCCCACCTCCGCCTCGGTCACCGGCTCCAAGGGCCGCATCGACGTCCCGTACGGCTTCTTCTTCCCGGACCACTTCCTGCTCCACCGGGACGGCCACGACCCCGAGGAGTTCCGCGCCGACCCCGCCGACGGCCCACGCACCAGCCTCAAGCACGAGGCCTTGGAGGTCATGCGCGCCCTCAGGGCGGGCGAAACCCAGTCCCCGCTCGTCCCCCTCGACGGCACCCTCGCGGTGATGCGCACACTCGACGCGATACGGGACCGGATCGGCGTCCGCTACCCCGGGGAGCAGTGACCCACGGGCCGCGACTGACGGGACCCACGCCGGTCAGCGGATCCACCCCGCGTCCGGCCGGCGACTCAATCTACACAACCGGAATACTGCCCTCCGCACGCTTTCCGCACATGACAGGCATATGCTCAACATCTCCTCCACGAAAGCTTCACAGTTGGAGTACTGAGCTTCCGCAGGCCACACCAAGGGGGAGGCGGCAGCCGTTCCGTGGTCCGGCAGGGGGTGGACCTCGCGTGGGACCGCGAGGTACGCGCCGGACCGCGGAACGGCTGCCCATACGTCAGCGCCCGTCGCCGCCGCCCCGGTCGCCGCCGCCCCCGCCACCGTCCCCGCCACCGGCCGCCGCTTCCGCACGCCGGTCACCGCTCTCGCCGTCCGCCGCCGCTTCCTTCCGCCGGCGGCCCCGCAGCGCGTACGCCCCGCCGGCCAGCAGCGCCACCGCTCCGCCGGCCCCGCCGACCAGCCCCCACGTCGATCCGCCCGTCGCGGCGGAGGCCTCCGCACCGGAGGCCCCCTTCTTCGCCGCCCCCGTCGGTGAGGGCGACACCTTCGCGCCGCCCTCGCTCAGCGGATCGACCAGCGTGCCCACGGCCCGAGCGGTCCCGGCATGCGCGAATCCCCAGTCGAGCAGGGCGGCGGTCTCCTGGTAGACGCCGTTGCCGCCGGGCTCCGGGTGCATGACGGTCACGAGGAGGGTGCGGCCCCCGCGGGTGGCGGCACCGGTGAAGGTGTTGCCCGCGTGGCTGGTGTAACCGTTCTTGACGCCGATGAGCCCCTTGTATATGCCAAGGCCCCACGAACCGGTCAAAAGGCGGTCGGTGTTCTGGATCTGGAAGGTCTTCTTGCCGCCCGCAGGGAAGTGGGCGGTCCTCGTCGAGCAGTAGCCACGGAAGTCGGCGCTCTTCAGGCCGTGGCGGGCGAACAGGGTGAGGTCGTACGCGGAGGAGATCTGCCCCTTGTGGTCGAAGCCGTCGGGGCTCACCACATGCGTGTCAAGGGCCTGTAGATCCTCGGCCCTGGCCTGCATCTCGGCGACGGTCTTCGCGAGCCCGCCGTTCATATGGCTGAGGACGTGCACCGCGTCGTTGCCTGAGCGCAGGAAGACGCCGAGCCACAGCTGCTCGACGGTGTAGGTGATTCCGGGCTTGATGCCGACCAGGCTGGAGCCCGACGGGACGTCCGCGAGGTCGGCGTCGGTCACCTTGTACGTCCGGGTCCGCTCGAACTTCTCGAGAACGGTGTCCGCGAACAGCATCTTCAGAGTGGAGGCGGGCGCGAGCCGCCGGTGCGCGTTGCACGCGGCGAGCACCTCGCCGCTCTCGCAGTCGGCGACGAGCCAGGAGCGGGCGGAGAGCCTCTTGGGCAGGCCGGCGGCCCCCTGCACCTGGATGCCAGGGCGACCCAGCCGTTCGCCGCCGATGGTGGTGGCAGCGGACGCGGACGTGGGTGCGGCCAGGGTCAGCGGCGTGGCGGCGGCGAGCCCGAGCACGGCGCGGCGGGACATCCGCGCGGCCCTCGGGGAGAGCGGAAAGGAATCACGCATCCCGGGACCGTACAAAGGGAGTCCGCGGCGGCGCACAGCGGGGTCACAAAGTTGCGGCAAAGGCCGGGTTACGACGAGGCGACACCCCTGCGAACGGGGGCGCGCATACGCGGGCCCACCCTTGTACGCCCTCCACCGTCCCACCGGGAGGAGCGCGCCGCTGACGTTCATCATGGTCACCCACGACTCACGATCGCCCGCCGTGCGCCGCGCCTGGCCACCATCAAGGCGGGGCAGCTCACGCTGACCGAGCAGGGTCAGGGAGTGCTGACCAGGAGGTACTGATCCGCTCGTACGGCCTTGTGGGGGCCGCTCACCGCCCAAGTACCCGGTCGACCTCGGCCAGTTGCTCCGCGGTGAGCGGGCCCTTCGCGATCGCGCCCGCGTTCTCCTCCGCCTGGGCGACCGAGCGGAAGCCCGGGATCGGGACGGTACGCGGGCTGCGGGCCCAGATCCAGGCGAGGGCGCCCTGGGCGAGCGTACGGCCGTCGCTGGTGAGGATGGACCGGAGGGCCTCCACACGGCTCAGCCACTCCGCGTCGGCTCCGCCGCCTTCGGAGAAACCTGCCAGCCACGCGGGCGGCGCGTTGCGGATGTCGCCGGATTCGAGGGCGCTCCCCACGGTGTGCTTGCCGGTCAGCAACCCCATGGCGAGGGGGCTGCGGTTGATGCTCGCGAGGTTCGACTCCTCGCACAGGGCGAGGAGTTCGGGCGCTTCCTGGAGGATGTTGAGGCGGTGCTGGACGGCCGTGCAGTGGGGGCCCTCGGCGAAGACGGCGGCCCTCGCGGGGTCGTCGGTGCTCCAGGCGTACGCGCGGATGAGCCCCTCGCGTACGAACTCCTCGCAGGTCTCGCGGAGTTCGGCGGCCCGCTCCGGGTCGGCGTCCGAGAGGTGCAGCTGGTAGAGGTCGATGTGGTCGGTGTCGAGGCGGCGCAGGGAGGCGGTCAGGGCGCGGCGGGCGTACTCCGGGGAGTCGTCGCTGCCGACGAGCAGCCGGCGTTCCTCGTCAATAAGGTTGCCCCACTTGGTGGCGAGGACCACGTCGGCCCGCCGCTTGCCGAGGGCACGCGCGAGGATGCGCTCGCTGTGGCCGGTGCCGTACGCGTCGGCCGTGTCGAAGAAGGTGACGCCGAGGTCGAGGGCGCGCCGGATCGCCCGGACGGACTCCTCGTCGTCGACCTTGCCCCAGCCCAGCGGCTGTCCGTCCGGGGTGCTCCACTCGCCGCCGATGGCCCAGCAGCCGAAGCCGAGGGCGCTGACCTCGATGCCGGCGCGGCCCAGTGTCCTGGTGTGCTCGATGGTCTCCATGCCCGGAAACGTTAGGAGTTGGAGTTCACTCCAAGGCAAGGCCTCGAACCGGGGCTTGGGCACGGACTGGCGCGTACGGGCGAACGCTCCTCAGGCCTGACCGGTCTCGAAGCGGGTGATCCGGCCGTCGTCGTCCACGGTGAAGGACCACCGGGTGCGCATCTCGCCCCAGGTGTCGTTGCGGTAGGTGGCGATGAGGGAACGACCGCCCTTGGACTCGTTGTCGACGTCCATGTGGCCGTGGGAGGAGAAGATCTCCTGGTCGATCCAGTCGGCGAGGTCCCGGTCGGAGCCGTCGTCCGCCATGGTGGCGCCGGGCGCGAGGAGCGCCATGAAGCCCTCGCGGTCGTGGGAGTTGACGGCGGTGACGAAAGCCCGGACGGCGGGGTCGCTGAGTTTGGCTGTCTGAATCGTCATGCCTGTCAGGCTTACCCGAGTCCCCGGGCCCCGCCACCCGAGCCCAGGGGCCCGCCACCCGAACGGCGCCGAGAACGGGCCGGGCCGGTGTGGCCGGTGGGACGGTGGGAACGCGGACGGAACTGTCCCTGCTGCCTGCCCCCGGGAGTGATCGTGACCTGTATCGACCGACGTGACGTGGGACTTCTGCTGCTTCGGCTGGGCACCGGCGGGGTGCTGGCGGCGCACGGCGCGCAGATGCTGTTCGGCTGGTTCGGAGGAGGCGGGCTCGAGGGGACCGGGCAGTACATGGAGTCCGTGGGCTACCGGCCGGGGAAGGCGAGCGCGACGGCGGCCGGACTCGCACAGGCGGGCGGTGGCACGCTGCTGGCACTGGGCCTGGCGACGCCGGCTGCCGGTGCGGCGGCGGCCGGTTCGATGGCGGGGGCGGCGGCGGTGCACGTACCGAACGGGTTCTTCGCCCAGAGCGGCGGCTACGAGTACGCGGCGACCCTCGGCCTCACGGCGGCGGGCCTGGCGGTCACGGGCCCCGGCCGGCTCTCGGTGGACGCGCTGTTCGGCCACGCCGTGAACCGCGGGTGGATGGTCCCGGCGGCGTTCGCGGCGACGGCGACGGTCACGGCGCTGGTGGTGGGGGCGCGGAACAAGCGGCTGCGGAGGCAGACGGAGGGGGAGCAGGACCCGCTGTTCGATGACCAGGAGGCCCTCTTCGACGAGTAGCCCCCGCATGGCAGGCTGCGGGTATGAGTGAGCACGTCGACTCCGCGGACCTGTGGGATTCGATCACCCGACTGCACGCGTGGCTGGACGCGAACCGCACGCACGACGGTGCGGACGGCCTGCTGCTGCGCGTGCTGAAGCTGTCGGAGGAGGTCGGCGAGGTCGCGCAGGCGGTGATCGGCGCGACGGGACAGAATCCCCGCAAGGGCACGACGCACAGCTGGGCGGACGTCGAGGCGGAGCTGTGCGACGTGGTGATCACGGCCCTGGTGGCCCTGCGCACCCTGACACCGCAGGCGCGCGAGGTGTTCGCGGCGCATCTGGAGAGGGTCACGAACCGCTCGCTCGGCTGACCGGGTTCCGCGGGGGACCGTGGATCCACCACAGGGGGGACAGGGGAGGGCATGCCCGACAACGCGTTCTGGATCGCCTCGTTGACCGCGGGTACGGCCGTCCTGGCGAGCTGGGTGACCAGCCGCGGGACGGCGCGGGCCGCACGCATCCAGGCCGACACGACGACACGGGCGCAGCGGGTGGAACGGCTGCGGGAGACCCGGCGCACCGCGTACGCGAACCTGATCGAGCAGGCGCAGCGGATGGGCGACCTGTACTGGAAGGTGTCGGACCTCTGCGCGGACGACATCACCCAAGCCCCCGGGGAGCTACGGCAGTTGAGGGACCGCCTGCGGGACGAGTACAGCGGGCTGCGTCACTGCACGTGGATCGTGTCGTTGGAGGGCCCGCCCGAAGTCGCCGAGGCGGCCGACGCGCTGCGGCGCACCACGACCCCTTCCTACCGGGCCGTCGAGGCCATGCTCGACGGCGACCGCGAGGCCGCCGAGCGGTTCGACGCGGCGTACGCGCCCTTCTGGCAGGCGCTGAGGGACTTCGTCGAGCGGGCGCGTGAGGCGCTGCGCGTGATGTGAACCGGCTGGGCCGACCACAGAAGAACGGTGGCGTAGATCACACCGGATCTTGTCGCTCGCTTGTCGGCCACCTGCAACCTGGACCGGGTTCACACGTCTGTCGGGACGAAGGTGCCTTCACTGGAGAACCATGACGACAGCCACGCACGCTTTCCCACCAGCCTCCACGAAAATGCGCACGACGCTCAGCGGATGGGCACGGCTGCTGCGCAGCGTGGCCCAGAGGCGGGAGCACCCTGACCCCGCCTTGCCACGCCCCTGCCCGAGCAGATCTCCCGACGCGTACGCGGCGGAGGGCACGCCTGGAATCGACGAGCTCTACCATGAGCACCGGCTGGGGCTGGTCCGGCTCGCGCTGTTGCTGGTCGATGACCTGCCCACGGCCGAGGACTTGGTGCAGGACGCGTTCGCCGCACTCGTCCGCAGGCACGGCGCCTGGCTGACGGGCGTGCACGACCCGGTGGCCTATGTCCGGACGAGCGTGGTGAACGGGGCGCGTTCCGTACTGCGGCGGCGCAGGACCGCACGCGCACATGTCCCCGAACGGCAGAGCCCCGTTCCGCTGCCCGAAGAACACGTCCTGCTGAAAGAAGAGCACCGCGAAGTCCTCGACGCGCTGCGCAGACTCACCCGACGCCAGCGCGAGGTTCTCGTGCTGCGGTACTGGTCTCATCTTTCCGAGGCACAGATCGCCGAGACGCTCGGGCTGTCCCGCGGGACGGTCAAGTCGACGGCCAGCAGGGCGCTGGACGCGCTCGGCAGGCACCTGGGGGCAACGCGGTGAACGGATCGACGACTCACCCGAGGCGTGAACAGCTCGAAGACCGGCTGCGAGCCGCCCTCGACGCCAAGGCCCACAGCGTCGACATCAACGACCTGCGACCCGCCTTCCCGCCCCCGCAACCCGCCCGACCGCGATTCCCGGCTCGCCGCGTCGCCCTCCTCGGCCTCGGCCTCGTCATCGGCCTCGCGGCAGTGGCCGCGAGCGTCCTGCTCATCGCGGTCGGGCATGAGCCGTTCGAACCGAACGAGCCCGCCCGCCCGTCCCAGTCCCAGTCCCAGTCCCAGTCCCAGTCCCACAGCGAGTCCCCCACGACGCCGGTGGCAGGGGAACGCTCACCGTCCCCGTCCGCAACGGTGACGGAGACGAGCGGGCCGCGGTGAATGAATCCTTGACCTGGACGGGCCGCTTGCGCCGCTTCGGTTACGTACCGCTTCCGCGCACCGACACCGGGGAACGCCTGGCGCCGAGCCATCCCCGGCCACCGACTCATCTCTGGCAGGCTCTGGGCTGTCCCCCGGCCGTCGCCTCCCGTGCCGCGAGGGCGACCGGCTGGCTGGGACCGTTGCTGACCGCCGCCATCGCCGGGGTGATCCGCTTCTGGCGACTCGGCCGGCCGCACGACCTGATGTTCGACGAGACCTACTACGCCAAGGACGCCTGGGCTCAACTCCAGCTCGGCTACGAAACCGTGTGGCCGGACCGCACAACAGCCGACCCGCAGATCCTCGCCCACCACCAGGTCATACCCCTCTCGGACACCGGTGCGTTCGTCGCCCACCCGCCGCTGGGCAAGTGGGTCATCGCCATCGGTGAGTGGCTGTTCGGCCTGAATCCGTTCGGTTGGCGCTTCATGACAGCGGTCCTCGGCACACTGTCCGTTCTGATGCTGTGCCGCATCGGACGGCGTCTGTTCCGTTCGACGTTCCTCGGCTGTCTGGCCGGCTTGCTGATGGCCGTGGACGGCTTGCACTACGTCATGAGCCGCAGCGCACTGCTGGACATCGTGGTGATGTTCTTCGTCCTGTCCGCGTTCGGCTGCCTGCTGATCGACCGGGACCGGGCGCGGGCGCGACTGCTCCAGGCGCTGCCCAGGGACGAGGCGGACAGGGTGAGGCCGGATCAGCACACGGGCGACCGGGCCGGAATGGGGTGGCGGCCCTGGCGGTTGGCCGCCGGCGTCTCCTTGGGCCTGGCGGCGGCGACCAAATGGAACGGTCTCTATTTCCTGCTGTGCTTCACGGTGATGACCCTGCTGTGGGACGTGGGCTCCCGTCGTACCGCCGGGGCAGGGCACCCGTACCGCGCGGTGCTGCGCAAGGACCTCGGCTGGTCCGTGGCGTCCCTCGTCCCCGTCGCTCTGGCGACGTATCTGACGACATGGACCGGATGGTTCCTGTCCGACAAAGGGTATGGCCGGCACTGGGCGGACGGCCGGGGCGGCACATGGGCGTGGATCCCCGCGCCCCTGCGCAGCCTCTGGCACTACGAATACCAGGTCTACCAATTCAATATCGGGCTGGAGAAACCCCACCCGTATCAGTCGAATCCGTGGAGCTGGCCGGTGCTCGGTCGCCCCGTACTGTTCTCTTTCGAGTCGTCACCCGACGGACAGCACGGCTGCGGTGCATCCGGAGGCTGTGTGCGAGACATCACCGCTCTGGGCACACCGATGCTGTGGTGGTCGGCCTGTGGCGCCCTGATCTACCTGCTGTACCGGTGGGCGCTACGACGCGACTGGCGCGCCGGCGCCGTCCTGTGCGCGGTGGCGGCGGGCTGGCTGCCGTGGTTCCTCTACCAGGACCGCACCATCTTCTCCTTCTACGCGGTCGTCTTCCTGCCCTACCTGTGCCTGGCCGTGGCGATGACGGCCGGCGCGCTCCTCGGCCCACCCGGAGCCGCCCGACGACGCCGCCTGTGGGGCACGGTGGGCGCCGGCACCCTCACGCTGCTGGTCCTGTGGAACTTCATCTATTTCTTCGCTCTGTACACGGGTACGCAGATCCCCAATACCTCTTGGCGCGAGCGGATGTGGCTCGACTCCTGGGTGTAGTGATCCTGCGGAAACCGGAAACGCGGAAACACGGAAACGCGGAAATAGGGAACGCAGAGCGGCAGACGAGTCGGGCTGTACGCCGGGTTTTCCTGGAGCACCTTCTGGCCGGCTTCTTCGCGGGCCGGATCGGTTGTGACCCGCTAGTCAGCAGCCGACGGGCGCGTCCCCCCGGAACGCCCCGGCCACCACGGGGACGAGCTGCCGCTCGATCTGCTCGGCGGACATCGCGGCG
The Streptomyces sp. CGMCC 4.7035 DNA segment above includes these coding regions:
- a CDS encoding multidrug effflux MFS transporter; amino-acid sequence: MPERGCTTHDRKEPEGHIEGHIEGHMAEAKAPIPPSDAPQSTAASSPRHDAALRRTGLLVTFILGSLNATPPLAMDMYLPSLPEVTTSLHAPAATVQLTLTACLAGMALGQLLVGPMSDKWGRRRPLLVGLVVYVVATVLCALAPSVETLVAFRLVQGLAGAAGIVIARAVVRDLYDGVAMARFFSTLMLISGVAPIVAPLIGGQILRVTDWRGVFVVLTAVGIALTALVWVRLPETLPPAERHSGGVGEALRSMRALLADRVFTGYTVAGSFAFAALFAYVSASPFVIQEIYGASPQTFSLLFGVNSVGLVVVGQINGKVLVGRVSLDKVLAVGLAVITLAATALLLMSMGALGEVGLGPVAAALFVLMSAMGLALPNAQSLALMRTRRNAGAASALLGTSSFLIGAVASPLVGIAGEHTAVPMAVVQLAAALVAVACFVALCRPWNTRAGVEGAES
- a CDS encoding serine hydrolase domain-containing protein, with amino-acid sequence MPSLEHTRGRGGSRELSAPRLRIDTPEKAGLDPEELRLLVREIHDAVSGERPWAAGAVVVAGRGPVIAVEEALGWAVRYAAYDAEADRAVELPPAARVPMTVDTPFDLASLTKLFTAVAAVQQLERGTLGIDARVAAYLPEFHAAAEHGITVRQLLTHTSGLRPELPLYDCASDAARLALLRSEAPVGVPGTYCYSDLNLLLLQYVLERVTGRPLDVLIHDCITRPLGMTATGFGPSPGAAATEDQRRPWAKVDRGMLRGVVHDENAWVLGGVAGHAGLFSTARDLAVFCRTLLAGGSYGTARILGPDFVERMLTSPGLGFAVDQPWFMGELSGRGAAGHTGFTGTSLVLDPATDTFLVLLANTVHPRRRVPDSRPRAAAGDRLARAVRGPERCASG
- a CDS encoding bifunctional DNA primase/polymerase, translated to MSAEFGRRTGGQGRISQWLRGRRPARLKEDAGDGGREAMLLAAAAAGLPLAPAAHPAGYRCSCDRVGCPTPARHPLSFAWQTQSTTDKAQIERWARHQPQANFITATGMVHDVLDVPREAGEEALRRLLDSGVEVGPVASTGDGRMLFFTLTRGTPEDEDEWWPCELDCHPETMDEHPGLRWHCRGSYVLVPPAQLPGDLTVEWVRGPEHALPDPLSLLEVLTDACARHAGSENELAAWPHQG
- a CDS encoding D-alanyl-D-alanine carboxypeptidase family protein, with protein sequence MRDSFPLSPRAARMSRRAVLGLAAATPLTLAAPTSASAATTIGGERLGRPGIQVQGAAGLPKRLSARSWLVADCESGEVLAACNAHRRLAPASTLKMLFADTVLEKFERTRTYKVTDADLADVPSGSSLVGIKPGITYTVEQLWLGVFLRSGNDAVHVLSHMNGGLAKTVAEMQARAEDLQALDTHVVSPDGFDHKGQISSAYDLTLFARHGLKSADFRGYCSTRTAHFPAGGKKTFQIQNTDRLLTGSWGLGIYKGLIGVKNGYTSHAGNTFTGAATRGGRTLLVTVMHPEPGGNGVYQETAALLDWGFAHAGTARAVGTLVDPLSEGGAKVSPSPTGAAKKGASGAEASAATGGSTWGLVGGAGGAVALLAGGAYALRGRRRKEAAADGESGDRRAEAAAGGGDGGGGGGDRGGGDGR
- a CDS encoding small ribosomal subunit Rsm22 family protein; this translates as MNAPVFPADTLRAALAALLDGLPPRQAAQAVDRLIANYRGRTPTDAPVLRDRSDVVAYAAYRMPATFAAVCAALDAFADAAPGWAPASHVDVGGGTGAATWAVSATWDGERQVTVLDWAEPALALGREIAAANPVLKAAEWRRSRIGSALTIESSDLVTVSYVLGELTEADRLAVVDAAAAAAQAVVIVEPGTPDGYARVIEARDRLIAAGFRVAAPCPHSAACPIVPGEDWCHFSARVSRSSLHRQVKGGSLAYEDEKFSYVAATRFPVVPAPSRVVRKPQIRKGQVLLDLCGPDESLRRDTVTKRHGPLYKAARDADWGDAWPPPQA
- a CDS encoding Gfo/Idh/MocA family protein, with amino-acid sequence MAGTADGRVRWGILATGGIAAAFAADLVDLPDAEIVAVASRSEESAKAFAERFGIPRAYGEWDALAMDEDVDVVYVATPHSAHRAAAGLCLEAGRNVLCEKAFTLNAREAQELVALAKERDRFLMEAMWMYCHPLVRRLKALVDDGAIGEVRSVQADFGLAGPFPPSHRLRDPAQGGGALLDLGVYPVSFAQLLLGEPSDIVARAMLSDEGVDLQTGALLSWESGALASVHCSIHGGTPTSASVTGSKGRIDVPYGFFFPDHFLLHRDGHDPEEFRADPADGPRTSLKHEALEVMRALRAGETQSPLVPLDGTLAVMRTLDAIRDRIGVRYPGEQ